CGGGAGCTGCGTCTGGCTGACGAGGCCGATGTGCCGCTGATGTTCGAGGCGTTCGCCGACCGCGCCTACCTGTCAGATGGGCAGCTGGCACCACGCCGCCTCAGCGGCGCGGTGCACCATGATCCCGAGCGAATCCTTGGCCAGGCGCTGGCTATTGCCAGCGGCGAGCCGTTTGCCGATATCGATGGCAAGCCGCTGCGGTTGCGGGCCGACAGCCTCTGCGTGCATGGCGACAACCCCGAGTCCCTGGCGGTGTTGCGCCGTTTGCGCGCTCGGCTGGATGCGCTTTGAGGGATCAGATGGGCTGCCAGTCCAGGGTCAATTCTTCCTGCCAGGCAAAACGTTCGAAGTGACTGCCGACGACGCCTTCCAGGCGTTGCAGGTCTTCGCTGCTGGCGCTTTCCACCTGTAGGCGCAGGCCCTGGTTTTCCGCTTTCAGGGTCGCCAGGCCAGCGCCGAACTCGATGCGCCCCTGTTGTTCATCGAAGCTGACCGGGATCTTGTGTGCGAAGTGCTTGCACAGCCGGCTGATATAGCGTGCCGGGGTGTCGGTTGCGACGAAGGCACTGCTGCTGAATGGAGTCATGGACATTCCTCTGGGTTATTGGCGTTCGGAGCGGCCGCCCGCGTGAGCGCTCGGTTCAGTACGCCACGGTGAAACGCTGGCGGATATGCTGCGGTCGCTCGGTTTCATCGATCAGCGCCACGGCGAGGTCGGCAACCGAAATGCTGCCCGGCTCATCGCCATTCATCAGCAACTCGTCGCGGGCCAGACGAAATTTGCCTGTGCGCGGCCCCGGAACGAGCAGGGCGGCGGGCGAGAGAAAGGTCCACTCCAGCTGTGCTTCCTCGTGCAGCATATTCAGCGCCTGGCGTGCGCCCTCGGCGCCTTCCTTGTACTCGGCAGGAAAGTCCGGGGTGTCGATCAATTGCACGCCAGGGGCGACATAAAGGCTGCCCGCACCGCCGACAACCAGCAGGCGTTTGATGCCAGCCTGCTTGCTCGCCGCGATGATCGAGCGGCTGCCGGCTATGAACTGTTCACGAATCTCTGTCACGCCCCAGCCCGGGTTGAAGGCGCTGATCACCGCGTCATGTCCACGCAACTGCTCGGCCAGCGCTGTGCTGTCGTGAACGTCCGCCTCAATGGCGCTCAGCTGCGGATGTGCGCTCAGCTTTTGCGGGTGGCGTACCAGAGCGGTGATCTGATGGCCGCGGTTCAATGCTTCTTGCAGCAGCGGTGCGCCCACATAACCAGTGGCGCCGATCAGAGCGATCTTCATGAAGTAATCCTTGGTAGGTGATGGTTGATACATGATCGCCGCTGGATAAAGCCTGGAAAAAGTGGCCTGATGTACTTGGATAGTTAAGCGAGGCTTCATAATGGAGCAGCTCAAACGCATGGCGTTGTTCGCCACGGTGGTGCAAAAGGGCTCGATGGTGGCAGCTGCCCAAGTCATGGGCATGACGGCTTCGGCGGTCAGTCAGCAGATGCGCCGGCTGGAGGAGGCCACTGGCGTCACGCTGCTGCACCGCACCACACGCAAGCTGACCCTGACCGAGGCCGGCGCGCAGTTCTATGAAAGCTGCCGGCAGATAGTCGAACTGGCCGAGCGAGCCGAGCAGCGCCTGGCCGAGCAGCGTGATGCGCCGGTGGGCGAGTTGCGTGTCGCCGCGCCGGTCGGGTTTTCCGGGCCGTTGCTGAGCGAAGCGCTGGCGCCGTTGCTCAGTGCCCATCCGGGGTTGAGCCTGAGCCTGTTCTTTCACGATGAACAGATCGACCTGATCGAATCACGTATCGACCTGGCCATCCGTGTCGGCCGCCAGGAGGACTCCAGTCTGGTGGCTCGTTACGTGACCGACTGGCGCATGATCCTGTGCGCAGCTCCAGCCTACCTGGCCCGCGTTGGTTTACCCGTCGAACCGTCGCAGTTGCTCAAGCTCGACTGGATCAGTCTGCATCTGGAGCGTAGCCAGCACCTGACCTTGCATGGCCCCGGTGGAGCACAGCAGCGCCTGCGGCTGGAGACGCGCATCAGCTGCAACAACATCCTGGCCGCGCGCCAGTTCACCCTCGCGGGTATGGGCATGTCGTTGCAGCCTGAGCCGGAAATCCGTGAACTACTGGCTCGCGGCGAGCTGTTGCCGCTGCTGCCGGATTGGAAACTGGAACCCATCGGCCTGCATATCGTCACCCCTCGACGCGACGCTCAGCCGGCCAAAGTGCGCTACGCCATCGAGGCGCTCAGGCGTCATCTGGTCAGTGCCTGAACAGTGGGAGTCGGCATCTGCCCCGCGCTGTGAGAGGATGGCCCCTGAAAGTCCGCCTCTGGCCAAAAAGGACCCGTGATCCACACCGATGAAGACGCCCAAACGTATTGAACCCCTGGTCGAAGACGGCCTGGTGGACGAGGTGCTGCGACCGCTCATGAGCGGCAAGGAAGCAGCGGTTTATGTGGTGCGCTGCGGCGACGAGCTGCGCTGCGCCAAGGTCTACAAGGAAGCCAACAAACGTAGCTTTCGCCAGGCTTCCGAGTATCAGGAAGGCCGCAAGGTGCGTGGCAGCCGTCAGGCGCGGGCCATGGCCAAGGGCAGCAAATATGGTCGTAAGGAGCAGGAAAGCGCATGGCAGAACGCCGAAGTCGCCGCGTTGTTCCGTTTGGCCAATGCCGGCGTGAGGGTGCCCAAGCCTTACGATTTTCTCGACGGCGTACTGCTGATGGAACTGGTGGGCGACGGCGAGGGCGACGTGGCACCACGGCTCAATGACGTCGACCTGCACCCGGATGATGCGCGTGAATTTCACGCCTTCATGATCCAGGAGATCGTCAAGATGCTCTGCGCCGGCCTGGTGCACGGCGACTTGTCGGAATTCAACGTGCTGCTCGGCCCTGAGGGCCCGGTGATCATCGATCTGCCGCAGGCCGTGGACGCCGCCGCCAACAACCACGCCTTCAGCATGCTCGAGCGCGACGTGCGCAACATGGCTGAGTACTTCGGCCAGTTCGCTCCCGAGCTGAGATACACCAAGTACGCCAAGGAAATGTGGGCGCTCTACGAGGCCGGCAAACTGCTGCCCGATACGCAGCTGACCGGCGAATTCGCCGAGCCCGAGGACGCTGCCGATATCGACGCGGTGATGCGCGAGATCAAGGCCGCCCTGGCCGAGGAAGCGAAGAAGCAGGCCCTGCTCAACGCCGAAGACGAACCCAAGGACGCCGAACCGATACCGCCCTGGATGCGCTGATAAAGCTTTTGCCGGGCTCTGCTCCGTAGGGTGCGCCGTGCGCACATCCTCACGCTGCGCCCGGTGCCATGGGAGGGGCTTTAGAACCGGCAGCGCCACTGACGTAGGGCGGGTGCAACCCGCCGTTGTCGGTCTGGCGGGTTTCACCCGCCCTACGGCTGACGGTGCGACGAACATCCCGCCGCGCCGCAACTCACTCCTTCCTCCAGCCCCTGCAGAATCGGACAATCCGGCCGGCTATCGCCCTGGCAACTGTTTGCCAGATCCACCAGCGTATCGCGCAAGGCGCTCATCTCGGCAATCTTGCGTTCCAGTTCGGCGATATGGCCCTCGGCCAATGCCTTCACATCGGCACTGGCGCGCTGCTTGTCCTGCCAAAGGGCCAGCAGCTTGCCCACCTCCTCCAGCGAAAACCCCAGATCCCGTGCCCGCTTGATGAATGCCAGGCGGTGCAGGTCGCTGCTGCTGTACTGCCGATAGCCGCTCTCCGAGCGCCCGGCATGGGGCAGCAGGTCGATGGACTCGTAGTAGCGAATCATCTTTGCACTGAGGCCGGTGTGCTTGGCGGCTTGGCCGATGTTCATGCTCGCGGTCTCCAGCGATTGAGCAGCAACGCGTTGCTCACCACGCTGACGCTGGACAGGGCCATGGCGGCGCCAGCGAACATCGGGTTGAGCAGGCCGGCGGCGGCCAGCGGGATGCCGATCAGGTTGTAGATGAAGGCCCAGAAGAGGTTCTGGCGGATCTTGGCGTAGGTGCGCCGGCTGATTTCCAGCGCGGCCGGCACCAGACGCGGGTCGCCGCGCATCAGGGTGATGCCCGCGGCATGCATGGCTGCATCGGTGCCGCCGCCCATGGCGATACCGACATCTGCCGCGGCCAGCGCCGGTGCGTCGTTGATGCCGTCACCGACCATCGCCACGGTGCCGTGTTGGCGCAGTTCGCCGATCAGCCGCGCCTTGTCCGCCGGCAGCACCTGGGCATGAGGTTGGTCGATGCCCAGCACGCTGGCCACAGCAGCGACACTGCCCTGGTTATCGCCGCTGATCAGGTGACTGGTGATGCCCTGTTCGCGCAGTTCGGCGATGGCGTCGGCCGCACCTTCCTTGAGTTGATCACCGAAGGCCAGCAGGCCAAGCAGGCGTGGCGTGCTGCCGGTTTCGATCAGCCAGGACAGCGTGCGGCCCTCGGCCTCCCAGGTGCGGGCGGATTCGGCCAGTGCTCCAGCCTGCAAATGGTTCTCCTCCAGCAGGCGGCTGCTGCCCAGTTGCAGGCTGCGGCCCTCGACACTGCCAGCGATTCCACGACCGGTCAGCGCGCGGCTGTCGCTGAGTGCTGGCAGGGCGATGTGCTGTTCGGCGCAGCGCTGCAAGACGGCCTTGGCCAGCGGATGTTCGCTGCCCTGTTGCAGGCTACCGGCCAGGCGCAGCAGTTCGGCTTCATTGGCTTCGCCCAGGCCGATATGGACGATGCGTGGCTTGCCTTCGGTGAGGGTGCCGGTCTTGTCGAAGGCGATGTGCTGCACGGCATGCGCCACCTCCAGCGCTTCGGCGTCCTTGATCAGGATGCCGTGGCGCGCGGCGACGCCGGTGCCGGCCATGATCGCGGCCGGCGTGGCCAGGCCCAGCGCGCAGGGACAGGCGATCACCAGCACGGCGACGGCATTGAGCAGGGCGCTTTCCAGTGGCGCGCCGAATGCCAGCCAGCCGAGCAGCGTGGCCAGGGCGATCAGCAGCACGGTTGGGACGAAGATCTGACTGACCTTGTCCACCAGCTTCTGGATCGGCGCCTTCGCTGCCTGGGCGTCTTCTACCAGACGGATTATCCGCGACAGCACGGTCTCTGCACCCAGGGCGGTGGTCTCCACCAGCAGGCGGCCATCGCCGTTGATGGCGCCAGCGGTGACCTTGTCGCCCGGCTGCTTGGCCACCGGCAGGCTTTCACCGCTGATCAGCGCCTCGTCCGCATGGCTGTGGCCCTCCAGGACCTGGCCGTCGACCGGGAAGCGCTCGCCCGGCTTGACCAGGATATGGTCGCCCAGCGCCAGTGCATCAATGCTGACGCGTTCCTCGTGGCCATCCACAAGGCGCACCGCGTGCTCCGGGCGCAGTGCCTGCAACGCGCGAATGGCGCTGGCGGTCTGGCGTTTGGCACGGCTCTCAAGGTACTTACCGAGCAGGATCAGGCTGATGATCACTGCCGAGGCTTCGAAGTACAGGTGCGGCATTTGCCCGGCCGGCGTCACGGCCCATTGATACAGGCTCAGGCCATAGCCGGCGCTGGTGCCGATCGCCACCAGTTGGTCCATGTTGCCGGCGCGAGCCTTCAGCGCCTGCCAGGCCGCGCGATAGAAGCGCGCGCCGAAGATGAACTGCACCGGCGTGGCCAGCAGGAACTGCACCCAGGCTGGCAGCATCCAGTGCAGGCCGAACGGCTCGACGAGCATCGGCAGCACCAGCGGCAGAGTCAGGACGATGGCTGCCAGCAAGGTCAGACGTTCACGGCGTAGTCGGTGCTGGGCATCATCCGTCGTGGCGTGATCATCGAGCAGGGTGGCTTTGTAACCGGCGGCAGCTACCGCCTTCAGCGCCTGTTGCGGGTCGAAACCAGCGAGCACCTGCAGGCGCGCCTTCTCATCGGCAAGATTGGCGGCGACCTGGCTGACACCCGGCAGCTTGTTCAGGGCGCGCTCGATACGACCGACGCAGCTGGCGCAGGTCATGCCCTCGATGTCCAACTCCAGTGGCTGGCTGGGCACACTGTAACCGGCGCCCTCGATGGCGGTGATCAGTTGCGGCAGGCTGCCGGCCGGCGCGTCGATACGCGCCTGCTCATTGGCCAGGTTGACGCTGGCGCTGCTCACCTCCGGCAATTTGCGTAACGCGCGCTCGACACGGCCGGCGCAACTGGCGCAGGTCATGCCTCGGATCGGCAGGTCGAAAGTGGTCATGGTTCGGCTCCCTGTAGCTTTATGGCTACAGGATCAACCTTGACCCCATGGCAAGGTCAAGCCTTCAGTTCAGTGTTGGCGCGGCATGCAGTCGCAGGCCATCGCTGCC
The genomic region above belongs to Pseudomonas sediminis and contains:
- a CDS encoding DUF2218 domain-containing protein, which gives rise to MTPFSSSAFVATDTPARYISRLCKHFAHKIPVSFDEQQGRIEFGAGLATLKAENQGLRLQVESASSEDLQRLEGVVGSHFERFAWQEELTLDWQPI
- a CDS encoding NAD(P)-dependent oxidoreductase, which gives rise to MKIALIGATGYVGAPLLQEALNRGHQITALVRHPQKLSAHPQLSAIEADVHDSTALAEQLRGHDAVISAFNPGWGVTEIREQFIAGSRSIIAASKQAGIKRLLVVGGAGSLYVAPGVQLIDTPDFPAEYKEGAEGARQALNMLHEEAQLEWTFLSPAALLVPGPRTGKFRLARDELLMNGDEPGSISVADLAVALIDETERPQHIRQRFTVAY
- a CDS encoding LysR family transcriptional regulator → MEQLKRMALFATVVQKGSMVAAAQVMGMTASAVSQQMRRLEEATGVTLLHRTTRKLTLTEAGAQFYESCRQIVELAERAEQRLAEQRDAPVGELRVAAPVGFSGPLLSEALAPLLSAHPGLSLSLFFHDEQIDLIESRIDLAIRVGRQEDSSLVARYVTDWRMILCAAPAYLARVGLPVEPSQLLKLDWISLHLERSQHLTLHGPGGAQQRLRLETRISCNNILAARQFTLAGMGMSLQPEPEIRELLARGELLPLLPDWKLEPIGLHIVTPRRDAQPAKVRYAIEALRRHLVSA
- a CDS encoding PA4780 family RIO1-like protein kinase, with the translated sequence MKTPKRIEPLVEDGLVDEVLRPLMSGKEAAVYVVRCGDELRCAKVYKEANKRSFRQASEYQEGRKVRGSRQARAMAKGSKYGRKEQESAWQNAEVAALFRLANAGVRVPKPYDFLDGVLLMELVGDGEGDVAPRLNDVDLHPDDAREFHAFMIQEIVKMLCAGLVHGDLSEFNVLLGPEGPVIIDLPQAVDAAANNHAFSMLERDVRNMAEYFGQFAPELRYTKYAKEMWALYEAGKLLPDTQLTGEFAEPEDAADIDAVMREIKAALAEEAKKQALLNAEDEPKDAEPIPPWMR
- the cueR gene encoding Cu(I)-responsive transcriptional regulator translates to MNIGQAAKHTGLSAKMIRYYESIDLLPHAGRSESGYRQYSSSDLHRLAFIKRARDLGFSLEEVGKLLALWQDKQRASADVKALAEGHIAELERKIAEMSALRDTLVDLANSCQGDSRPDCPILQGLEEGVSCGAAGCSSHRQP
- a CDS encoding heavy metal translocating P-type ATPase gives rise to the protein MTTFDLPIRGMTCASCAGRVERALRKLPEVSSASVNLANEQARIDAPAGSLPQLITAIEGAGYSVPSQPLELDIEGMTCASCVGRIERALNKLPGVSQVAANLADEKARLQVLAGFDPQQALKAVAAAGYKATLLDDHATTDDAQHRLRRERLTLLAAIVLTLPLVLPMLVEPFGLHWMLPAWVQFLLATPVQFIFGARFYRAAWQALKARAGNMDQLVAIGTSAGYGLSLYQWAVTPAGQMPHLYFEASAVIISLILLGKYLESRAKRQTASAIRALQALRPEHAVRLVDGHEERVSIDALALGDHILVKPGERFPVDGQVLEGHSHADEALISGESLPVAKQPGDKVTAGAINGDGRLLVETTALGAETVLSRIIRLVEDAQAAKAPIQKLVDKVSQIFVPTVLLIALATLLGWLAFGAPLESALLNAVAVLVIACPCALGLATPAAIMAGTGVAARHGILIKDAEALEVAHAVQHIAFDKTGTLTEGKPRIVHIGLGEANEAELLRLAGSLQQGSEHPLAKAVLQRCAEQHIALPALSDSRALTGRGIAGSVEGRSLQLGSSRLLEENHLQAGALAESARTWEAEGRTLSWLIETGSTPRLLGLLAFGDQLKEGAADAIAELREQGITSHLISGDNQGSVAAVASVLGIDQPHAQVLPADKARLIGELRQHGTVAMVGDGINDAPALAAADVGIAMGGGTDAAMHAAGITLMRGDPRLVPAALEISRRTYAKIRQNLFWAFIYNLIGIPLAAAGLLNPMFAGAAMALSSVSVVSNALLLNRWRPRA